A single uncultured Methanolobus sp. DNA region contains:
- a CDS encoding MgtC/SapB family protein, producing the protein MIAMNVQWALDPLYATILEKIMLSMAIGILVGLEREHWRADKKIFAGVRTFSITCIAGTLAAFLVDYIGMWILILTTLLIVFASASLIYLVNIIKGKSGLTTAIALFCTYLLGVIVAEGLYLIAIVTALLMTFILIEKKPLHSFAEHLSDEDLSSALKFLSVAFVLYPVMPEEPISGILNLKQSILIVVLVSFITFVSYVALKKLGPRGGIPYSGLFGGFISSEATVAALSGLSKKGSQLKDSVHIGSLLAVVSMIISNTIIALIADPTAQTATLMAPPFIVMGIVALIFVGLKWKKTVNPNDTIDIGSPFALGPAFKFGAVFTILLIIANYANEYGGAEGAYITALGGIVSSSAVTASVAALAFSGNLTVQTAAKTAVLAGLISTLSKPLYIRISGSPEFFRTAIFSFIAIVITGSVTLLIWSFYI; encoded by the coding sequence ATGATCGCTATGAATGTTCAGTGGGCTCTTGACCCATTATATGCTACTATACTTGAAAAAATAATGCTTTCAATGGCAATAGGCATTCTTGTAGGTCTTGAAAGAGAACACTGGCGTGCCGATAAGAAAATATTTGCAGGTGTTAGGACATTTTCCATAACATGTATTGCAGGTACCCTTGCAGCATTCCTGGTTGATTATATCGGCATGTGGATACTCATACTAACAACATTGCTGATAGTGTTCGCTTCTGCATCCCTTATCTATCTTGTAAACATCATCAAGGGAAAATCAGGTCTTACAACTGCCATTGCATTGTTCTGTACATACCTTCTAGGAGTTATCGTGGCTGAAGGACTTTACCTCATAGCCATAGTCACTGCTCTTCTAATGACGTTCATTCTCATTGAGAAAAAACCCCTGCATTCATTCGCAGAGCATCTTTCAGACGAAGACCTGAGCAGTGCTCTCAAGTTTCTTTCTGTGGCTTTTGTACTCTATCCGGTCATGCCTGAAGAACCGATCTCTGGAATACTGAACCTGAAACAATCCATACTTATTGTTGTACTTGTCTCTTTCATCACTTTTGTGAGTTATGTAGCCCTGAAAAAACTCGGACCTCGCGGAGGTATTCCTTATTCCGGTCTGTTTGGAGGCTTTATAAGTAGTGAAGCCACCGTTGCGGCTCTTTCAGGTTTATCTAAAAAAGGCTCTCAACTTAAGGATTCGGTTCACATCGGTTCGTTGCTGGCTGTGGTTTCCATGATCATCAGTAACACTATCATTGCATTGATAGCTGATCCTACAGCACAGACAGCAACTCTTATGGCGCCACCATTCATTGTAATGGGAATAGTTGCTCTCATATTTGTAGGTCTTAAATGGAAAAAGACTGTAAATCCAAATGATACAATTGATATCGGTTCACCGTTTGCACTTGGGCCTGCGTTCAAGTTTGGTGCTGTATTTACAATTCTTCTTATAATTGCGAATTATGCAAACGAATACGGAGGAGCAGAAGGAGCCTACATCACTGCCCTGGGTGGTATTGTAAGCAGTTCGGCTGTAACTGCTTCAGTTGCAGCTCTTGCCTTCTCCGGAAACCTGACAGTCCAGACCGCTGCAAAAACTGCTGTGCTTGCAGGTCTTATAAGCACCCTCAGTAAGCCTTTGTACATCAGGATTAGCGGGTCACCTGAGTTTTTTAGGACTGCAATATTTTCTTTCATTGCAATCGTGATTACAGGGTCAGTAACTCTACTGATATGGAGTTTTTATATTTGA
- a CDS encoding methyl-accepting chemotaxis protein, which yields MLGKNNNKVYKEIIGVLKSVDEGRFDARLDLTSTGVEKEMADALNAFLDKAAGWKNEVEQQHELSKQVNQMVTATVEGRLDIRTKPEDFDGEYRELAAGVNQMLDAIVTPFMAASKYVTRLSDGDIPPKITKEFKGSYNDFKDRLNVCVDAINALIEDSEMLAQAGSEGKVDIRADATRHGGEFRTIIENLNNTLDSIAKPLTESTDILLKLAVNDFDNGVEGQYDGIFKDNAYAVNEVRNRLLNIQRTFEYMARGDFSDLPRYKQAGKRSDNDRLLPYTIGLMETVKGMADEFIELGQAAEAGNLEYRLDSSNFSGLFQEAVSTVNGAFDALTNPLYVTADYVDRISKGEIPEKITDDYHGDFNKIKDNINACIDGLGGMVEANNVLQKMAVNDYTSHVEGNYQGIYAEVGNAVNDVRGRLLHITDTAQNISRGDMSDLSEYREIGNGSGKRSENDNITPSFIKMMENVNGMINETVDLTDAAKSGHLAYRADSSGYEGGFKRVLDGINETLDSVVDPLNVAADYVDRISKGNIPEKITDEYNGDFNHIKDNLNQCIDAVNMLVEDALLLANAGVEGRLDVRANASRHTGDFGKVVEGVNNCLDAIICPLNVTAGYVEQISRGEIPERITEEYLGDFNRIKNNINDCIEGLGGLVEANEVLHLMQNNDLTRGVEGNYQGIYAEVAEATNGIRQRVLTITNVNKNIARGDLSDLEGLKKIGKRSENDELIPCYITMMGNIEGIVDEFIKLGNAAESGNLDYRADGTLYEGSFQDAINTVNMAIDALMAPMNEAMRMVHEYAAGHLDARFGFNTEGDFRVFSNAIDEFGGNLQAIIADSSRVLEAISNNDLSKPIKIHGVGEFKELTDGIENTRKSLNNVVSLIHDSSRNVASTSEEMSASVEEMSASSYEIADTVSEISKGAQSQASKTEEVSRAMVDMTMTVQEVATNSQKAAENAKDSNDLISNLGTIAKDLIIKMDSIKSATAESSGVIMELDGKSKQIGEIVNLITNIADQTNLLSLNAAIEAARAGEHGRGFAVVADEVRKLAEDSGNAAKQISTLIGEIQEGTHNAVTSMQQGSAEVDTGSLALNEAVQVVEQVVAAGTQIANMVQDIAAAAQEQSASIEEVTSSIEEVSAISEESAAGTEEASAAVEQQTATMQELSRSAEDLSCLAADMKLVVDKFILESVSMNGGNSASPGKMERKDREEHILV from the coding sequence ATGTTAGGGAAAAACAACAATAAAGTATACAAAGAGATCATCGGAGTCTTGAAATCAGTTGATGAAGGGCGGTTCGATGCAAGACTTGATCTGACATCAACAGGTGTCGAGAAAGAAATGGCAGATGCGCTAAATGCATTCTTAGATAAGGCTGCTGGATGGAAAAATGAAGTTGAACAACAGCATGAACTATCAAAGCAGGTAAATCAGATGGTAACCGCAACCGTTGAAGGTCGCCTGGACATCAGGACAAAACCTGAAGACTTTGATGGAGAATACAGGGAACTTGCAGCAGGTGTTAACCAGATGCTTGATGCCATAGTAACTCCATTTATGGCAGCATCAAAATATGTGACACGCCTTTCAGACGGAGACATTCCTCCTAAAATAACAAAGGAATTCAAAGGCAGTTACAACGATTTTAAGGACAGGCTCAACGTTTGTGTAGATGCCATTAACGCTCTTATCGAAGATTCTGAAATGCTGGCACAGGCCGGTTCAGAAGGTAAAGTAGACATCCGTGCTGATGCCACCAGACACGGTGGAGAATTCAGGACCATTATAGAGAACCTGAACAATACTCTTGATTCAATTGCAAAACCACTTACCGAAAGTACGGACATACTGCTTAAACTGGCTGTCAATGACTTTGACAATGGCGTGGAAGGCCAGTATGACGGAATTTTCAAAGACAATGCGTATGCAGTCAATGAAGTCCGCAACAGACTCCTGAACATCCAGCGTACATTCGAATACATGGCCAGAGGTGACTTCAGTGACCTGCCAAGATACAAGCAGGCTGGAAAGCGTTCTGATAATGACAGGTTATTGCCATACACCATCGGACTCATGGAAACTGTCAAGGGAATGGCCGACGAGTTCATAGAACTTGGACAGGCTGCTGAGGCCGGAAACCTGGAATACAGATTGGATTCTTCTAATTTCAGCGGTCTTTTCCAGGAAGCTGTAAGTACCGTAAACGGTGCATTTGACGCATTGACAAACCCACTTTACGTGACAGCAGATTATGTAGACCGTATCTCAAAGGGAGAGATCCCTGAGAAAATAACAGATGACTATCATGGTGACTTCAACAAGATAAAAGACAACATCAATGCATGTATCGATGGTCTTGGCGGCATGGTCGAGGCAAATAATGTACTGCAGAAAATGGCAGTCAATGATTATACCAGCCACGTGGAAGGCAACTACCAGGGAATCTATGCTGAAGTCGGTAATGCAGTAAATGATGTCCGTGGCCGTCTTCTCCATATAACAGACACAGCCCAGAACATATCACGTGGAGATATGAGCGACCTTTCTGAATATCGTGAAATAGGAAACGGAAGTGGAAAACGTTCAGAGAACGATAACATTACTCCTTCTTTTATAAAAATGATGGAAAATGTCAATGGAATGATCAATGAGACCGTTGACCTGACAGATGCGGCCAAATCAGGACATCTTGCTTACAGAGCAGACTCTTCCGGCTATGAAGGCGGATTCAAACGTGTTCTTGACGGAATCAACGAAACACTTGACTCCGTAGTTGATCCGCTTAACGTTGCAGCAGATTATGTAGATCGTATCTCAAAGGGTAACATTCCTGAGAAGATCACCGATGAGTACAATGGTGACTTCAACCACATAAAAGACAACCTCAACCAGTGTATCGACGCTGTGAACATGCTTGTTGAGGATGCTTTGTTGCTGGCCAATGCCGGTGTGGAAGGTCGTCTTGATGTCAGGGCAAATGCTTCCAGACACACAGGTGACTTCGGCAAGGTCGTTGAAGGTGTGAACAATTGCCTGGATGCTATCATCTGTCCACTTAATGTAACTGCCGGATACGTAGAGCAGATTTCAAGAGGAGAGATCCCTGAAAGAATAACTGAAGAGTATCTTGGTGATTTCAACAGGATCAAGAACAATATCAATGATTGTATTGAAGGACTTGGCGGACTTGTCGAGGCAAATGAAGTCCTGCACCTGATGCAGAACAACGACCTTACAAGAGGCGTGGAAGGTAATTACCAGGGAATCTATGCTGAAGTTGCAGAAGCAACCAACGGTATTCGCCAGAGAGTGCTCACTATTACAAATGTTAACAAGAATATTGCCAGGGGTGACCTGAGCGACCTTGAAGGACTGAAGAAGATAGGCAAGCGTTCAGAGAACGATGAACTTATTCCATGCTACATCACCATGATGGGCAATATAGAAGGAATTGTTGATGAGTTCATTAAACTCGGTAATGCTGCTGAATCCGGAAACCTGGATTACAGAGCTGATGGGACTTTGTATGAGGGAAGCTTCCAGGATGCCATCAATACCGTGAACATGGCAATAGACGCCCTCATGGCACCAATGAACGAAGCAATGCGCATGGTCCATGAATATGCAGCAGGTCATCTTGATGCAAGATTCGGCTTTAATACTGAAGGTGATTTCAGAGTATTCTCTAATGCAATTGATGAATTCGGTGGAAACCTCCAGGCCATTATTGCAGACTCATCAAGAGTTCTTGAAGCAATATCCAACAATGACCTGAGCAAACCGATCAAGATCCACGGAGTTGGTGAGTTCAAAGAACTTACAGACGGTATTGAAAACACCAGAAAATCCCTGAATAATGTTGTTTCACTTATCCACGACAGTTCAAGAAATGTTGCATCCACTTCAGAAGAGATGTCAGCATCTGTTGAAGAGATGTCAGCTTCATCCTACGAGATAGCAGACACCGTGTCTGAGATCTCAAAAGGAGCACAGAGCCAGGCATCAAAGACAGAAGAAGTCTCACGTGCAATGGTTGATATGACCATGACCGTGCAGGAAGTTGCAACAAACTCACAGAAGGCAGCAGAGAATGCAAAGGATTCCAATGACCTGATAAGCAACCTTGGTACAATAGCCAAAGACCTGATAATAAAGATGGATTCAATAAAGAGTGCAACTGCTGAATCATCAGGAGTTATTATGGAGCTTGACGGTAAATCCAAGCAGATCGGAGAAATTGTCAATCTCATAACAAACATTGCTGACCAGACAAACCTCCTTTCATTGAACGCAGCTATTGAAGCAGCACGTGCAGGAGAACATGGCCGTGGATTTGCAGTGGTCGCAGATGAGGTCAGAAAGCTTGCAGAAGATTCAGGAAATGCTGCAAAGCAGATATCAACACTCATTGGTGAGATCCAGGAAGGTACGCACAATGCAGTTACTTCAATGCAGCAGGGATCTGCTGAAGTTGATACTGGTTCTCTAGCCTTGAACGAAGCAGTGCAGGTTGTAGAACAGGTTGTCGCTGCTGGCACACAGATAGCTAATATGGTACAGGATATTGCTGCTGCAGCACAGGAGCAGTCTGCTTCTATTGAAGAAGTAACTTCCTCAATAGAAGAGGTAAGTGCCATATCAGAAGAATCTGCTGCGGGAACTGAAGAAGCATCAGCAGCTGTGGAACAGCAAACTGCAACAATGCAGGAGCTTTCAAGATCAGCAGAAGACCTGTCATGTCTTGCAGCTGATATGAAGCTTGTAGTTGATAAATTTATTTTAGAATCCGTTTCCATGAATGGTGGGAATAGTGCTAGCCCCGGGAAAATGGAACGAAAAGACAGAGAGGAACATATCCTCGTATAA
- a CDS encoding chemotaxis protein CheW, giving the protein MKDVSISGNGPTDELLQMVVFQLGGEEFGVEIMKVQEIIRMPEITQIPQSPEFVEGVINLRGKIIVVINLDKRFNLASKEVDAHSRIIVVEIGTNVVGMIVDSVNEVLRIPRSSVDPAPELVTSTISREYITGVGKIDDRLLILLDLAKVMNKKEAQEIASLA; this is encoded by the coding sequence ATGAAAGATGTTTCAATATCCGGAAATGGCCCGACTGATGAATTATTACAAATGGTAGTTTTCCAGCTGGGTGGAGAAGAGTTTGGCGTAGAGATCATGAAAGTACAGGAGATAATCAGGATGCCGGAGATCACTCAGATCCCACAATCTCCTGAATTTGTAGAGGGTGTCATCAACCTTCGTGGAAAGATCATCGTTGTCATTAACCTTGATAAACGATTCAACCTTGCTTCAAAGGAAGTAGATGCACATTCACGTATCATTGTCGTTGAGATCGGCACTAATGTTGTTGGAATGATAGTCGATTCTGTCAATGAGGTTCTAAGAATCCCCAGATCAAGCGTGGATCCAGCACCAGAACTTGTGACTTCCACCATCAGCCGCGAATATATTACCGGTGTTGGAAAGATCGATGACCGTCTCCTGATCCTTCTTGACCTTGCAAAGGTAATGAACAAGAAAGAAGCACAGGAAATCGCAAGTCTTGCCTGA
- a CDS encoding CYTH domain-containing protein produces MEIEAKFIISERDTFEKLKGITFINGFSTGKPVDKEFTDTYLDTMDMAIYASGYSFRCREKGGKVTYTLKSLSTSTTLVHMREEVEFTIAEKLPVKDWDNCVLKKRVLSIIGSGELFPLFTVTHKRTDIPLVIDQRDVAEMSFDDVVLTCEKSKKSYLELEVELTGEGTEPEMNQIAEYLRDELGLTPGSSSKFDNGLELFMENVRKNASILNYDINIGNKAIKHSPLQDLIEEYGIEREHARRVAENSFRIFKELKSIHHLRNELLHTLRIASVVHDIGVMTDVQEHHKVGRDILSKTCPEELPYPLCAFLPWMTFLHKKRIDRTKLDKLSMKKNFLSLPSQMQDDMLKLAAILRIADALDYSRMGSRISEIDLTKEDIIVKIAGKGASIDADRADTKADLWRLLFERDIYFREDY; encoded by the coding sequence ATGGAAATTGAAGCTAAATTCATCATATCTGAACGTGATACCTTTGAAAAGCTCAAAGGCATTACATTCATTAACGGATTCAGCACTGGCAAACCTGTTGATAAAGAATTCACAGACACATATCTCGATACAATGGATATGGCGATCTATGCTTCAGGCTATTCATTCCGCTGCCGTGAGAAAGGTGGCAAAGTAACCTACACGCTAAAATCACTTTCAACTTCAACTACTCTCGTACACATGAGGGAAGAAGTCGAGTTCACAATTGCTGAGAAGCTGCCTGTAAAAGACTGGGATAATTGTGTTCTCAAGAAGAGAGTGCTTTCAATTATTGGCTCTGGAGAGCTTTTTCCTTTGTTCACTGTAACACACAAAAGAACAGACATTCCGCTGGTCATTGATCAGAGAGATGTTGCAGAGATGAGCTTTGACGATGTGGTCCTCACCTGTGAGAAAAGTAAGAAAAGCTATCTAGAACTGGAAGTTGAACTTACAGGCGAAGGCACAGAACCGGAAATGAACCAGATAGCTGAATACCTCAGGGATGAACTTGGACTTACTCCGGGAAGCAGCTCAAAGTTCGATAATGGTCTTGAGCTTTTCATGGAGAACGTGAGGAAGAATGCCAGTATATTGAACTATGACATTAATATCGGAAATAAAGCTATCAAACATTCACCTCTCCAGGATCTGATCGAAGAATATGGTATTGAAAGAGAACATGCAAGAAGAGTTGCTGAAAACTCCTTCCGCATTTTTAAGGAACTTAAAAGCATACATCATCTACGCAATGAATTGCTTCATACTTTAAGAATAGCCTCAGTAGTTCATGATATCGGAGTCATGACCGATGTACAGGAACACCATAAGGTCGGACGGGATATTCTCTCTAAGACATGTCCGGAAGAGCTTCCATATCCTCTCTGTGCTTTTCTCCCATGGATGACCTTCCTGCATAAGAAAAGGATAGACAGGACAAAACTGGATAAACTGTCCATGAAAAAGAACTTTTTATCACTTCCTTCCCAGATGCAGGACGATATGCTCAAACTTGCAGCCATATTAAGAATAGCTGATGCCCTGGATTACAGCAGGATGGGAAGCAGGATATCAGAAATAGACCTTACAAAAGAAGATATCATTGTAAAAATAGCCGGAAAAGGAGCCAGCATCGATGCGGACAGAGCCGACACAAAAGCTGATCTCTGGCGCTTGCTCTTTGAAAGGGACATATACTTCAGGGAAGATTACTGA
- a CDS encoding GNAT family N-acetyltransferase — MNMPQELNFTLLPPAQGSEYRWMNIDRKGIRVGKARGKADGNILIIYSINIFPEFEGKHYGKRTIDHFKSQFGTIVADRVRPTAIGFWEKMGFINKGDGSYVFMKKGSVSASVPGTAPAINP, encoded by the coding sequence ATGAATATGCCCCAGGAACTAAACTTCACACTGCTCCCACCTGCACAAGGCTCTGAATACAGGTGGATGAACATAGACAGAAAAGGTATCAGAGTAGGTAAAGCCAGGGGCAAGGCAGATGGCAACATCCTCATAATCTATTCCATCAACATTTTCCCGGAATTTGAAGGCAAACATTACGGGAAAAGGACAATTGATCATTTCAAATCACAGTTCGGCACCATAGTTGCAGACAGGGTAAGACCTACTGCAATTGGTTTCTGGGAGAAGATGGGATTTATCAACAAAGGAGATGGATCCTATGTTTTCATGAAAAAAGGATCTGTTTCTGCAAGTGTTCCTGGAACTGCTCCAGCAATCAATCCATAA
- a CDS encoding CheR family methyltransferase — MAFTYFFRDMQTLEMIRDYVIPELRSRRYIHIWDAGCAMGPEPYSLAIVLRENMGMIFRNVRIHATDIDNSNLFADIIKDGIYPREMVQRIPKPIFDKYFTPADEPDHYQISDEIRRSVDFTRHNLLDMKPIRSGLNLVICKNVLLHFTEAERVEVMQMFHDSLDDGYFATEQTQKMPAELQGQFEPVVANAQLYRKMYN; from the coding sequence ATGGCATTCACATATTTCTTCAGAGACATGCAAACACTGGAAATGATCAGAGACTACGTAATTCCTGAACTCAGAAGCAGAAGATACATCCATATATGGGATGCGGGTTGTGCAATGGGTCCGGAACCTTATTCGCTGGCCATAGTCTTAAGAGAGAATATGGGAATGATCTTCAGAAACGTAAGAATACACGCAACTGACATTGATAACAGTAATCTTTTCGCCGACATTATCAAGGATGGAATATATCCAAGGGAAATGGTTCAGAGAATACCAAAACCAATATTTGACAAGTATTTCACTCCAGCAGATGAACCTGACCATTACCAGATATCCGATGAGATAAGAAGAAGTGTGGATTTCACAAGACATAACCTTCTGGATATGAAACCAATAAGGTCAGGACTGAACCTGGTCATCTGCAAAAATGTCCTTTTGCACTTCACTGAAGCTGAAAGAGTAGAAGTAATGCAGATGTTCCATGATTCTCTTGATGATGGTTATTTCGCAACTGAACAGACCCAGAAGATGCCAGCAGAACTTCAGGGCCAGTTCGAACCGGTTGTAGCAAACGCACAACTGTATCGTAAAATGTACAACTAA
- the pap gene encoding polyphosphate:AMP phosphotransferase, with translation MLENVDLTKTLPKDEYKTIMEDLKIRMGELQRKAWKMDIPILIVFEGWHASGMSEIINRFLLTLSPMGFNLHTTGRPCYQEEQKPLLWRFWTKIPQNGRMVIFDRSWYRRIIIEHNKKGKTDKAMNKCLEGLTYFERQLTDGGYLLIKLFLHISKEEQDHRYKEMKDTGVPQFIIEEEERDYLNGYDKYLPLIEGILEKTDRASAPWTIVEADDRNFATVKVLAKVIESMEYKIQDLENKALLEQSQKKDNCIIPNIESSILEKIDLDKSLTYEEYKVEKKKCQKKLKRLQYDLFRNRIPLIVVFEGWDASGKGGSIRRLVKELNPRLYQVTPIGVPSQTELEHHYLWRFYNQIPEAGHIAIYDRSWYGRVLVERVEDLCNVEEWKRAYREINEFEETLSNYGTIIIKFWMHIDKGEQLKRFKQREKEEYKRWKITPDDWRNREKWNLYLDAADEMLKKTSTSWSPWTIVESNDKYYTRIKIMNTVIDRVENELRARGLQ, from the coding sequence ATGCTTGAAAATGTAGATCTTACCAAAACTCTTCCAAAGGATGAATACAAAACAATAATGGAAGACCTCAAAATTCGGATGGGAGAGCTACAGCGAAAAGCGTGGAAAATGGATATTCCTATCCTTATTGTTTTTGAAGGCTGGCATGCATCAGGCATGTCAGAAATAATCAACAGGTTCCTTCTTACATTAAGTCCTATGGGTTTTAACCTGCATACGACCGGAAGACCGTGTTACCAGGAAGAACAAAAGCCGCTTTTGTGGCGTTTCTGGACAAAGATACCACAAAATGGCAGAATGGTCATTTTTGACAGAAGCTGGTATCGCAGGATCATCATTGAACATAATAAGAAAGGCAAAACCGACAAAGCCATGAACAAATGCCTTGAAGGGCTGACCTATTTTGAAAGACAGCTCACAGACGGCGGTTATCTTTTGATCAAGCTGTTCCTTCATATCAGTAAAGAGGAACAGGATCATCGCTATAAGGAGATGAAGGATACAGGAGTTCCCCAGTTCATCATCGAAGAGGAAGAAAGGGATTATCTCAATGGCTACGATAAGTATTTGCCACTGATCGAAGGGATTCTTGAAAAAACCGATCGTGCCTCTGCTCCATGGACAATTGTAGAAGCTGATGACAGGAATTTTGCAACCGTAAAGGTCCTGGCCAAGGTCATAGAATCTATGGAATATAAGATACAGGATCTTGAAAACAAGGCACTATTGGAACAAAGTCAGAAAAAGGACAATTGCATCATTCCAAATATAGAGTCTTCGATACTGGAAAAGATAGATCTTGATAAGAGTCTCACATATGAAGAGTACAAAGTTGAAAAGAAAAAGTGCCAGAAAAAGCTTAAAAGGCTCCAGTATGACCTTTTCAGAAACAGGATTCCACTTATTGTTGTGTTTGAGGGCTGGGATGCCTCAGGTAAAGGGGGAAGTATCAGAAGACTTGTAAAGGAGCTTAATCCGCGACTTTACCAGGTAACTCCCATAGGCGTACCGTCCCAGACAGAACTTGAACACCATTATCTCTGGAGGTTCTACAACCAGATCCCGGAAGCAGGTCATATAGCAATATATGACCGTAGCTGGTATGGAAGAGTGCTGGTAGAGAGAGTCGAGGATCTCTGTAATGTAGAGGAATGGAAACGCGCCTACAGGGAGATCAATGAATTTGAAGAAACGCTCTCCAATTACGGAACTATAATCATCAAGTTCTGGATGCATATTGATAAGGGGGAGCAGTTAAAGAGGTTCAAGCAGCGTGAGAAAGAAGAGTATAAGCGCTGGAAGATCACTCCTGATGACTGGCGCAATCGTGAAAAGTGGAACCTTTATCTCGATGCTGCCGATGAGATGCTCAAAAAGACCAGTACTTCATGGTCACCCTGGACAATTGTGGAATCCAACGACAAGTACTATACCAGGATAAAAATAATGAACACGGTAATAGACCGTGTTGAAAATGAACTGAGGGCACGCGGCCTTCAGTAA
- a CDS encoding chemotaxis protein CheW: MEDTISSSKAAPGDMLQVVVFQLAGEEFGMDIMSVKEIIRIPELVQIPQSPDYVEGVVNIRGDIIVAVNIANRLNLQTKEQDHNSRIIITELDDITVGIMVDSVSEVLRIPYADINPAPDILTPSKSSECVKDVAKLEDRILLLIESRKILGKDEQLNIADSGYQDMVSSLSILKINH, from the coding sequence ATGGAAGATACGATCTCAAGTTCAAAAGCAGCTCCTGGAGATATGCTCCAGGTAGTTGTTTTTCAACTTGCTGGCGAAGAATTTGGAATGGACATAATGAGCGTGAAGGAGATAATTCGTATCCCTGAGCTAGTACAAATCCCACAATCTCCTGATTATGTTGAAGGGGTTGTCAATATCCGCGGGGACATCATTGTAGCAGTGAACATTGCAAATAGGTTAAATTTGCAGACTAAAGAGCAGGACCACAATTCACGCATAATTATCACAGAACTTGATGATATTACTGTAGGAATTATGGTCGATTCCGTAAGTGAAGTACTCAGAATTCCATACGCTGATATTAATCCGGCACCTGACATCCTCACACCTAGTAAAAGTTCAGAATGTGTGAAAGATGTAGCTAAACTTGAAGACCGTATTCTTCTATTGATAGAATCCAGGAAGATATTAGGAAAAGATGAACAATTGAATATTGCTGATTCCGGATATCAGGACATGGTTTCTTCATTGTCCATTTTAAAAATAAATCACTAG